In a single window of the Streptomyces sp. NBC_00285 genome:
- the dhaL gene encoding dihydroxyacetone kinase subunit DhaL — protein MLDADFFRRWMTATAASVEREAERLTALDSPIGDADHGSNLQRGFTAVAATLDKEAPDTPGAVLILSGSRLISTVGGASGPLYGTLLRRTGKALGDGAEVSAEQLAQALRAGVEAVMALGGAAPGDKTMIDALVPAVDALGTGFAAARTAAEQGALATTPLQARKGRASYLGERSIGHQDPGATSASLLIGALAEAAGEAGDSGE, from the coding sequence GTGCTCGACGCCGACTTCTTCCGCCGTTGGATGACGGCGACCGCCGCCTCCGTGGAACGTGAGGCGGAACGGCTCACCGCGCTCGACTCCCCCATCGGGGACGCCGACCACGGCAGCAATCTTCAGCGCGGGTTCACCGCGGTGGCCGCGACCCTGGACAAGGAGGCCCCGGACACCCCGGGCGCGGTCCTCATCCTCTCGGGAAGCCGGCTCATCTCGACGGTCGGCGGCGCTTCGGGCCCCCTGTACGGGACGCTGCTGCGGCGGACCGGCAAGGCGCTCGGGGACGGCGCCGAGGTCAGTGCGGAGCAGCTCGCGCAGGCGCTGCGGGCGGGGGTGGAGGCGGTCATGGCGCTGGGCGGGGCCGCCCCGGGCGACAAGACCATGATCGACGCGCTGGTGCCTGCCGTCGACGCCCTCGGTACCGGGTTCGCGGCGGCGCGGACGGCCGCCGAGCAGGGGGCCCTGGCAACCACGCCGTTGCAGGCCCGCAAGGGCAGGGCGAGTTATCTCGGCGAGCGCAGCATCGGCCACCAGGATCCGGGGGCGACGTCGGCGTCCCTGCTGATCGGCGCTCTCGCAGAGGCCGCCGGTGAGGCCGGTGATTCCGGTGAGTGA
- a CDS encoding Lrp/AsnC family transcriptional regulator, whose product MADEIDRRILRALHHSPRASFRLIGEVAGVSEQTAARRYQALRREGVMRVVGLVNPEAHGLARWITRIRCRPDRVASLADALTRRPDIAYVGLASGGSEIICMIHSPVDAARDDILLRQLPKAASVLDVSIDLLIHPFGTDSFSGWGGYGGHLTPEQVDLLTDDRSATPTGPQDPPGAEDTPLLDALAEDGRTTHTRLAELTGWSTARVARRLAALESSGALSYDIDLLAERLGHHLNATLWLRVTPAHLRQVGEELAGHDEVAFACAKSGEDNIMVVVTCRDAEDLYRYLTTRVAAVPGIDAYSVSIRVRRLKQAASLIAHGRLIPSSPA is encoded by the coding sequence ATGGCCGACGAGATCGACAGAAGAATCCTCCGTGCGTTGCACCACTCCCCGCGTGCCTCGTTCCGGCTCATCGGCGAGGTCGCCGGGGTGTCCGAGCAGACCGCTGCCCGCCGCTATCAGGCTCTGCGGCGCGAGGGAGTGATGCGGGTGGTTGGCCTGGTCAACCCGGAGGCGCACGGGCTGGCGCGCTGGATCACCCGCATCCGCTGCCGCCCCGACCGGGTCGCTTCGCTGGCGGACGCCCTCACCCGCCGGCCCGACATCGCCTACGTCGGTCTCGCGTCCGGCGGCTCGGAGATCATCTGCATGATCCACTCGCCGGTCGACGCCGCGCGCGACGACATCCTGCTGCGGCAGCTGCCCAAGGCCGCCTCGGTGCTGGACGTCAGCATCGACCTGCTCATCCACCCCTTCGGCACCGACAGCTTCTCCGGATGGGGCGGCTACGGCGGTCACCTCACTCCCGAGCAGGTGGACCTGCTCACCGATGACCGGTCGGCCACGCCCACCGGGCCCCAGGACCCGCCCGGCGCCGAGGACACCCCGCTGCTCGACGCGCTCGCCGAGGACGGCCGTACCACCCACACCCGGCTCGCCGAACTCACCGGCTGGTCCACGGCACGCGTCGCCCGCCGGCTCGCCGCCCTGGAGTCATCGGGAGCCCTGTCCTACGACATCGACCTGCTCGCCGAACGCCTGGGCCACCACCTCAACGCCACCCTCTGGCTGCGCGTCACCCCGGCTCATCTCCGCCAGGTCGGCGAGGAGTTGGCGGGCCACGACGAGGTGGCCTTCGCCTGCGCCAAGAGCGGCGAGGACAACATCATGGTCGTCGTCACCTGCCGGGACGCGGAGGACCTCTACCGCTACCTCACCACCCGCGTGGCCGCCGTGCCCGGCATCGACGCCTACAGCGTCAGCATCCGGGTCCGCCGCCTCAAGCAGGCCGCCTCGCTCATCGCGCACGGCAGACTGATCCCGTCGAGCCCTGCATAG
- a CDS encoding Tat pathway signal sequence domain protein yields MNGSPRRPLSRRTLIATGLGATVLTATGAGPARAAQGGSAASAPRRARTFLAAAMDAYPDHGTIRLAQSYADQAGLFSTAFTYDNALTILALLASPGGESRAVALGDALLYAQAHDPAHDDGRLRQAYNVGPYTFYDGSPQPDGFVRADGTANVGTQFGFTGTAVGDMAWAGIALGALAERTGGRRFLTGAVRIGEWIERVGRTDEPLGGYKFGVNGADERLPFTSTEHNTDLVGLFGRLARLTGDRVWRERRARARAFVGKMWEPSGGFFYTGSNDGVTINKSPVPEDTQTWTHLALDSRTHSRSLDWAATELAVLDTAGRTNSTVPSGQSYEGVTFSSASLLANEAAPIADGQPRPDRNGVWFEGTAHLALALRERGSAGDEKRAHRLLASIERAQDLLGDTQTIGGTPLPVRSGVVSASSPLDTGFGFGYYPYRHAGATAWYLLATARANPLRA; encoded by the coding sequence ATGAACGGCAGCCCACGCCGGCCCCTCAGCCGCCGTACGCTCATCGCGACCGGCCTCGGTGCCACGGTCCTCACTGCGACCGGCGCCGGCCCGGCACGGGCGGCGCAGGGCGGGTCGGCGGCCTCCGCGCCACGCCGCGCGCGGACTTTCCTCGCCGCCGCCATGGACGCCTACCCGGACCACGGCACCATCCGGCTCGCGCAGAGCTACGCCGACCAGGCGGGCCTGTTCAGTACCGCGTTCACCTACGACAACGCCCTCACGATCCTGGCCCTCCTCGCCTCCCCCGGGGGCGAGAGCCGGGCCGTGGCACTCGGTGACGCGCTCCTCTACGCCCAGGCCCACGACCCCGCCCACGACGACGGCAGACTGCGGCAGGCGTACAACGTCGGGCCGTACACCTTCTACGACGGCTCCCCGCAGCCGGACGGGTTCGTCCGGGCGGACGGTACGGCCAATGTCGGTACCCAGTTCGGCTTCACCGGCACCGCGGTGGGCGACATGGCGTGGGCCGGTATCGCGCTCGGCGCGCTCGCGGAGCGGACCGGTGGGCGGCGCTTCCTCACCGGCGCGGTGCGGATCGGCGAGTGGATCGAGCGGGTGGGGCGGACCGACGAGCCGCTGGGCGGTTACAAGTTCGGCGTCAACGGGGCCGACGAGCGGCTGCCATTCACCTCGACCGAGCACAACACCGACCTGGTCGGCCTGTTCGGGCGGCTCGCCCGGCTGACCGGGGACCGGGTCTGGCGGGAGCGCCGCGCACGGGCGCGAGCGTTCGTCGGGAAGATGTGGGAGCCGTCGGGTGGTTTCTTCTACACCGGCTCCAACGACGGCGTGACGATCAACAAGTCCCCGGTCCCCGAGGACACCCAGACCTGGACCCACCTCGCCCTCGACTCCCGGACGCACTCGCGCTCGCTCGACTGGGCCGCGACCGAACTGGCCGTACTGGACACGGCCGGCCGCACCAACAGCACGGTCCCGTCCGGTCAGTCCTACGAAGGCGTCACCTTCAGCTCGGCGAGTCTGCTGGCGAACGAGGCCGCCCCGATCGCCGACGGCCAGCCGAGGCCGGACCGCAACGGCGTCTGGTTCGAGGGCACCGCCCATCTCGCCCTGGCCCTGCGCGAGCGAGGTTCGGCCGGCGACGAGAAGCGCGCCCACCGTCTGCTCGCCTCGATCGAACGCGCCCAGGACCTTCTCGGCGACACCCAGACCATCGGCGGCACTCCGCTCCCCGTCCGCTCCGGAGTCGTCTCGGCGAGCAGCCCGCTCGACACCGGTTTCGGGTTCGGCTACTACCCCTACCGGCACGCGGGTGCCACCGCCTGGTACCTCCTAGCGACGGCCCGGGCCAATCCACTGCGGGCGTGA
- a CDS encoding PTS-dependent dihydroxyacetone kinase phosphotransferase subunit DhaM → MSEGKLVGIVLVSHSAAVAASVAELAKGLVGGGTEVPVAVAGGTEGGGLGTSAELIAAAAASVDRGAGVAVLADLGSAVLTVKALLAEGDELPGGTRLVDAPFVEGAVAAVVTASTGADLAAVEAAAAEAYSYRKA, encoded by the coding sequence GTGAGTGAGGGGAAGCTGGTCGGGATCGTGCTGGTGTCGCACAGCGCGGCGGTCGCCGCGTCCGTGGCGGAGCTGGCGAAGGGGCTCGTGGGCGGTGGCACGGAGGTGCCCGTCGCGGTGGCCGGCGGCACCGAGGGCGGCGGGCTCGGCACGAGTGCGGAACTGATCGCGGCCGCGGCCGCCTCCGTGGACCGGGGCGCCGGGGTCGCGGTCCTCGCCGACCTCGGCAGTGCGGTGCTCACCGTCAAGGCGCTGCTGGCGGAGGGCGACGAACTCCCGGGCGGCACCCGCCTGGTGGATGCCCCGTTCGTCGAAGGAGCGGTGGCCGCGGTGGTCACGGCGTCCACGGGGGCCGACCTCGCGGCGGTGGAGGCTGCCGCCGCGGAGGCGTACAGCTACCGGAAGGCATGA
- a CDS encoding NADPH-dependent 2,4-dienoyl-CoA reductase, which produces MSRYPHLLSPLDLGFTTLPNRVLMGSMHVGLEEAERGFERMAEFYAARARGGVGLIVTGGIAPNDEGRPGEGGAKLTTDAEAEQHRLVTDAVHREGGRIAMQILHFGRYAYHQDLVAPSPLQAPISPFPPRELTDAEVERTIEDYARAARLARQAGYDGVEIMGSEGYLINEFIAAQTNHRTDGWGGPYENRMRFPVEIVRRVREAVGEDFIIVYRLSMLDLVPGGSTLDEVITLAKAVEAAGATIINTGIGWHEARIPTIATSVPRGAYTWVTKRLMGEVSIPLVTTNRINTPELAEELLAEGCADMVSMARPMLADPDFVVKAAAGTPEAINTCIGCNQACLDHTFNLKITSCLVNPRACHETELVLAPTRLRKRVAVVGAGPAGLACAVSAAERGHEVTLFDAASEIGGQLNVARRVPGKQEFDETIRYFRHQLDAHGVDVRLNTPVDAGDLSAYDEVVVATGVTPRTPDIPGVDHPSVVGYLDVLRDDAPVGDRVAILGAGGIGFDVAEFLTDGGDKASEDPATYFRLWGVDMDYTAPGGLTAPERPAPPRSVHLLQRKTGKVGAGLGKTTGWIHRAELKHRGVGMVPGVRYDRIDDAGLHITVGEESTVLEVDTIVLCTGQEPRRGLYDDLVAAGRSAHLIGGADVAAELDAKRAIKQGTEVAAAL; this is translated from the coding sequence ATGAGCCGTTACCCGCACCTGCTGAGCCCGCTCGACCTGGGCTTCACCACGCTGCCCAACCGCGTCCTGATGGGCTCGATGCACGTCGGCCTGGAGGAGGCCGAGCGCGGCTTCGAGCGCATGGCGGAGTTCTACGCCGCACGCGCGCGTGGAGGAGTGGGTCTGATCGTCACCGGCGGTATCGCGCCCAACGACGAGGGGCGGCCCGGCGAGGGCGGCGCCAAGCTCACGACGGACGCGGAGGCCGAGCAGCACCGGCTCGTCACCGACGCCGTACATCGCGAGGGCGGCCGGATCGCGATGCAGATCCTGCACTTCGGCCGGTACGCCTACCACCAGGACCTGGTGGCGCCGAGCCCCCTGCAGGCGCCGATCAGCCCCTTCCCGCCGCGCGAGCTCACCGACGCCGAGGTGGAGCGGACGATCGAGGACTACGCCCGCGCCGCCCGCCTGGCCCGACAGGCCGGGTACGACGGCGTGGAGATCATGGGCTCCGAGGGCTACCTCATCAACGAGTTCATCGCCGCGCAGACCAACCACCGCACCGACGGGTGGGGAGGGCCGTACGAGAACCGCATGCGCTTCCCGGTGGAGATCGTGCGGCGGGTGCGTGAGGCCGTCGGCGAGGACTTCATCATCGTCTACCGGCTGTCGATGCTGGACCTCGTCCCGGGCGGCTCGACGCTCGACGAGGTGATCACGCTTGCCAAGGCCGTCGAGGCCGCCGGGGCCACGATCATCAACACCGGCATCGGCTGGCACGAGGCCCGCATCCCCACCATCGCGACGTCGGTGCCGCGCGGTGCCTACACCTGGGTGACCAAGCGGCTCATGGGCGAGGTGTCGATCCCGCTGGTGACCACCAACCGCATCAACACCCCAGAGCTGGCGGAGGAGTTGCTCGCCGAGGGCTGCGCGGACATGGTGTCGATGGCCCGTCCCATGCTCGCCGACCCCGACTTCGTAGTGAAGGCCGCCGCCGGGACGCCGGAGGCCATCAACACCTGCATCGGCTGCAACCAGGCCTGTCTCGACCACACCTTCAACCTGAAGATCACCTCCTGCCTGGTCAACCCGCGCGCCTGCCACGAGACCGAGCTGGTGCTGGCCCCGACCCGGCTGCGCAAACGTGTCGCGGTCGTCGGCGCGGGACCGGCCGGGCTGGCCTGTGCGGTGTCCGCCGCCGAACGCGGCCACGAGGTCACGCTGTTCGACGCGGCGAGCGAGATCGGCGGCCAGCTCAACGTGGCCCGCCGGGTTCCCGGCAAGCAGGAGTTCGACGAGACGATCCGCTACTTCCGCCACCAGCTCGACGCCCACGGCGTGGACGTACGGCTGAACACCCCAGTGGACGCGGGGGACTTGTCCGCCTACGACGAGGTCGTCGTCGCCACCGGAGTCACCCCGCGCACCCCCGACATCCCGGGCGTCGACCACCCCAGTGTGGTCGGCTACCTCGACGTCCTGCGCGACGACGCCCCCGTCGGCGACCGGGTCGCGATCCTCGGCGCCGGCGGCATCGGCTTCGACGTCGCCGAGTTCCTCACCGACGGCGGCGACAAGGCGAGCGAGGACCCGGCGACGTACTTCCGCCTGTGGGGCGTCGACATGGACTACACGGCACCCGGCGGACTCACCGCCCCCGAACGCCCCGCCCCGCCGCGCTCCGTGCACCTGCTCCAGCGCAAGACCGGCAAGGTCGGCGCCGGGCTCGGCAAGACGACGGGCTGGATCCACCGCGCCGAGCTCAAGCACCGGGGCGTGGGCATGGTGCCGGGTGTGCGCTACGACCGTATCGACGACGCCGGCCTGCACATCACCGTCGGCGAGGAGAGCACGGTCCTGGAGGTCGACACGATCGTTCTGTGCACCGGTCAGGAACCGCGCCGGGGCCTCTACGACGACCTCGTCGCCGCGGGCCGCAGCGCACACCTGATCGGCGGCGCCGACGTGGCCGCCGAACTGGACGCCAAGCGGGCGATCAAGCAGGGCACCGAGGTCGCGGCCGCCCTCTAG
- a CDS encoding DUF3040 domain-containing protein has product MHRPDDEHLVDLAARLERDDPRFARALGSGRPARPREYRRTGAWWTLAVAVCLLAAGMALPEGILVAAGLVLAGIAVPLFDPHRDRPHR; this is encoded by the coding sequence ATGCACCGGCCCGACGACGAACACCTGGTCGATCTCGCGGCACGGCTGGAGCGTGACGACCCACGGTTCGCCCGCGCCCTGGGGTCGGGACGGCCGGCCCGGCCCCGCGAGTACCGGCGCACCGGGGCCTGGTGGACCCTTGCCGTCGCCGTGTGCCTCCTGGCCGCCGGAATGGCGCTGCCGGAGGGCATCCTCGTGGCTGCGGGCCTGGTGCTCGCCGGGATAGCCGTGCCGCTGTTCGACCCGCACCGGGACCGTCCGCATCGCTGA
- a CDS encoding LLM class flavin-dependent oxidoreductase, producing MTNLRIGVMYDRDWAPEGLPGFARRAEALGVDDLWVVEDLGWNGGVSAAAVALGATQRLRVGIGIAPAPLRSPALLAMELATLARVFPGRLVAGIGHGVREWMEQVGVAPGSPLALLEETITAVRALLRGEKVELDGREVRLEGVQLVHPPAEVPSVVAGVVRPRSLELSGRVADGTLIAEGHGPRDLENVRALTAKGGARADHTLNVFAFCHVGDDPTEVAHTLHPHTEGHGSWLGRPQEEVFTVSGTAAEAAEDVHALSAAGANTVVLRVVGPEPLVQLEALLKALGDRRG from the coding sequence ATGACGAACCTGCGGATCGGTGTCATGTACGACCGTGACTGGGCCCCGGAGGGGCTGCCCGGTTTCGCGCGCCGGGCCGAGGCGCTCGGTGTGGACGACCTGTGGGTCGTGGAGGACCTCGGCTGGAACGGCGGGGTGTCCGCGGCGGCTGTGGCGCTGGGCGCGACACAGCGGCTGCGGGTGGGCATCGGCATCGCTCCGGCGCCGTTGCGGAGTCCGGCGTTGCTGGCGATGGAACTGGCCACCCTGGCACGGGTGTTCCCGGGTCGGCTGGTGGCCGGGATCGGACACGGTGTGCGCGAGTGGATGGAGCAGGTGGGGGTGGCGCCCGGCTCGCCCCTCGCTCTCCTGGAGGAGACGATCACCGCCGTGCGCGCACTGCTGCGTGGTGAGAAGGTCGAACTGGACGGACGTGAAGTACGCCTGGAAGGCGTCCAGTTGGTCCATCCTCCGGCAGAGGTCCCGTCGGTCGTAGCCGGCGTCGTCCGGCCCCGCTCCCTTGAACTCTCCGGCCGTGTCGCCGACGGCACCCTGATCGCGGAGGGCCACGGCCCGCGCGACCTGGAGAACGTCCGGGCCCTGACCGCGAAGGGCGGTGCCCGCGCCGACCACACCCTGAACGTGTTCGCCTTCTGCCATGTCGGTGACGACCCCACGGAGGTCGCCCACACCCTTCACCCGCACACCGAGGGCCACGGCAGCTGGCTCGGCCGCCCCCAGGAAGAGGTCTTCACCGTCTCCGGTACGGCGGCCGAGGCCGCCGAGGACGTGCACGCCCTGTCGGCGGCGGGCGCCAACACGGTCGTCCTGCGGGTTGTCGGCCCCGAGCCCCTGGTGCAGCTCGAAGCACTGCTGAAGGCCCTTGGAGACCGCCGGGGCTGA
- a CDS encoding glycoside hydrolase family 75 protein yields MRVQSLTLAAASAALLAPTMSPATEPAAARTAPVVRGEGEVKAADLLARVRHCTPVSRGRYRSDDGTPATIPVCGTRDAVFWKADMDIDCDGRRGRLCNRRTDPLFSGATAYQQSDGRYLSAERLPYIVVPTPSRIWDYRDHGVHGGAVAAVVYEDRVQYAVVGDVGPRGIIGEASYATADALGIRPDPRGGGTPSGVTYIVFKDSQAKPIEDHAAAVAAGERLAGLFVREK; encoded by the coding sequence GTGCGTGTCCAGTCGCTGACGCTGGCCGCGGCAAGCGCCGCTCTGCTCGCTCCCACGATGTCCCCCGCCACGGAGCCGGCCGCCGCCCGGACGGCGCCGGTGGTGCGGGGAGAGGGTGAGGTCAAGGCCGCCGACCTGCTGGCCAGGGTGCGACACTGCACCCCCGTGTCGCGCGGCCGCTACCGCAGTGACGACGGCACGCCCGCGACCATTCCGGTGTGCGGCACCCGGGACGCCGTGTTCTGGAAGGCCGACATGGACATCGACTGCGACGGCCGGCGCGGCCGCCTCTGCAACCGCCGCACCGACCCGCTGTTCTCCGGCGCCACCGCCTACCAGCAGTCCGACGGCCGGTACCTGAGCGCCGAGCGCCTGCCGTACATCGTGGTCCCGACCCCGAGCCGGATCTGGGACTACCGCGACCACGGGGTGCACGGCGGCGCGGTCGCGGCCGTCGTGTACGAGGACCGGGTGCAGTACGCCGTCGTCGGGGACGTGGGGCCGAGGGGCATCATCGGGGAGGCGTCCTACGCCACCGCGGACGCCCTCGGGATCCGACCCGACCCGCGCGGCGGCGGCACGCCCTCCGGCGTCACCTACATCGTCTTCAAGGACTCGCAGGCCAAGCCCATCGAGGACCATGCCGCCGCCGTCGCGGCGGGGGAGCGGCTGGCGGGACTGTTCGTACGGGAGAAATGA
- the dhaK gene encoding dihydroxyacetone kinase subunit DhaK, protein MKMLINVPETVVADALRGMAAAHPELTVDVENRVIVRRDAPVAGKVALISGGGSGHEPLHGGFVGPGMLSAACPGEVFTSPVPDQMVRAAAAVDSGAGVLFIVKNYTGDVLNFDMAAELAEDEGIQVAKVLINDDVAVTDSLYTAGRRGTGATLFVEKIAGAAAEEGQPLERVEAIARQVNENSRSFGVALGACTTPAKGSPTFELPTGELELGVGIHGEPGRERRSMMTSREIADFSVHAILDDMSPRNPVLVLVNGLGATPLLELYGFNAEVQRVLTDRGVAVARTLVGNYVTSLDMSGASVTLCQVDEELLRLWDAPVKTPGLRWGV, encoded by the coding sequence ATGAAGATGTTGATCAATGTTCCGGAAACCGTGGTCGCGGACGCCCTGCGCGGCATGGCGGCCGCCCATCCGGAGTTGACCGTGGACGTCGAGAACCGTGTGATCGTACGGCGGGACGCCCCCGTCGCCGGGAAGGTCGCCCTGATCTCCGGCGGCGGCTCGGGGCACGAACCGCTGCACGGCGGTTTCGTCGGGCCCGGCATGCTGTCCGCGGCCTGCCCGGGTGAGGTGTTCACCTCTCCGGTCCCCGACCAGATGGTGCGGGCGGCTGCCGCCGTGGACAGCGGCGCCGGTGTGCTGTTCATCGTGAAGAACTACACGGGCGACGTGCTCAACTTCGACATGGCCGCCGAGCTCGCCGAGGACGAGGGCATCCAGGTCGCCAAGGTCCTGATCAATGACGACGTGGCGGTGACCGACAGTCTCTACACGGCCGGTCGGCGCGGCACCGGCGCCACCCTGTTCGTGGAGAAGATCGCGGGCGCCGCGGCGGAGGAGGGGCAGCCGCTGGAGCGGGTGGAGGCCATCGCCCGTCAGGTCAACGAGAACTCACGCAGTTTCGGCGTGGCGCTGGGCGCGTGCACCACACCGGCCAAGGGCAGCCCGACCTTCGAGCTGCCGACCGGCGAGCTGGAGCTGGGGGTCGGAATTCACGGCGAGCCCGGCCGGGAGCGCCGGTCCATGATGACCTCGCGGGAGATCGCCGACTTCTCCGTGCACGCGATCCTGGACGACATGAGCCCGCGCAACCCCGTACTCGTCCTGGTCAACGGCCTGGGAGCGACCCCGCTCCTGGAGCTGTACGGCTTCAACGCCGAGGTGCAGCGGGTGCTCACCGACCGCGGGGTCGCCGTGGCCCGCACCCTGGTCGGCAACTACGTCACCTCGCTCGACATGTCCGGCGCCTCGGTCACCCTGTGCCAGGTCGACGAGGAGCTGCTGCGCCTGTGGGACGCGCCGGTGAAGACGCCGGGGCTGCGCTGGGGAGTGTGA
- a CDS encoding PadR family transcriptional regulator produces MSLPHAILTALLERPSAGLDLTRRFDRSIGYFWSASHQQIYRELGKLEAEGQIRAIPAAQPTRGQKKSYEVLPAGRAELERWTAAAQDPKPHRDTMLLRLRAAAVVGTEGLEADLRRHLDLHRRQLAEYEEIQERDFPPGNHSAQARLQHLVLRAGIELETFWTRWLTEALEEFAELPDS; encoded by the coding sequence ATGTCACTCCCGCACGCGATCCTCACCGCTCTGCTCGAAAGGCCGTCGGCGGGGCTGGACCTGACCCGCCGGTTCGACCGGTCGATCGGCTACTTCTGGTCGGCCTCGCACCAGCAGATCTACCGCGAGCTGGGAAAACTGGAGGCCGAGGGCCAGATCCGGGCCATTCCCGCGGCCCAGCCGACCCGGGGGCAGAAGAAGAGCTACGAGGTCCTGCCCGCGGGCCGCGCCGAACTCGAACGCTGGACGGCCGCAGCGCAGGACCCCAAGCCGCACCGGGACACCATGCTGCTGCGGCTGCGCGCGGCGGCCGTCGTCGGCACAGAGGGCCTCGAAGCCGACCTGCGCCGCCATCTCGACCTGCACCGACGGCAGTTGGCCGAGTACGAGGAGATCCAGGAGCGCGACTTCCCGCCCGGCAACCACAGCGCGCAGGCCAGGCTTCAACACCTGGTCCTGCGCGCCGGCATCGAACTGGAGACCTTCTGGACCCGGTGGCTCACCGAGGCCCTGGAGGAGTTCGCCGAACTCCCCGACAGCTGA
- a CDS encoding FadR/GntR family transcriptional regulator — protein sequence MSLTDKAIEQIRELVRTGSLPPGSKLPPEATLAAQLGLSRNLAREAVKALAVARVLEVRRGDGTYVTSLQPSLLLEGLGGAVELLQGDSGALRDLMEVRRLLEPVATALAATRITDEQLAEVERHLDAMREARDDVERLNAHDAAFHRAVVSATGNESLLAVLEGISGRTLRARIWRGLVDTRAAGRTLAEHEAIFAALSSRDAALSQAAALLHVSNTEHWLREHLRSLESTTAS from the coding sequence GTGTCCCTGACGGACAAAGCCATCGAGCAGATCCGTGAGCTGGTCCGCACGGGTTCGCTGCCTCCCGGCTCGAAGCTGCCGCCGGAGGCCACCCTGGCGGCCCAGCTCGGCCTGTCCCGCAACCTAGCCCGCGAAGCGGTCAAAGCGCTGGCCGTGGCACGGGTCCTGGAGGTCCGGCGCGGGGACGGCACCTATGTGACCAGCCTCCAGCCGAGCCTCCTTCTGGAGGGACTGGGCGGGGCCGTGGAACTCCTCCAGGGGGACTCGGGCGCCCTGCGGGACCTCATGGAGGTACGGCGGCTCCTCGAACCGGTCGCCACCGCGCTGGCCGCGACCCGGATCACCGACGAGCAACTCGCCGAGGTCGAGCGGCACCTGGACGCCATGCGTGAGGCGCGCGACGACGTGGAGCGGCTCAACGCCCATGACGCGGCCTTCCACCGGGCCGTCGTCTCGGCCACCGGCAACGAGTCGCTGCTCGCCGTCCTCGAAGGCATCTCCGGTCGCACGCTGCGGGCCCGCATCTGGCGTGGCCTGGTCGACACCCGGGCCGCGGGGCGCACCCTCGCCGAGCACGAGGCGATCTTCGCGGCCCTGTCCTCACGTGACGCGGCCCTCAGCCAGGCGGCGGCTCTGCTGCACGTGAGCAACACCGAGCACTGGCTGCGGGAACACCTGCGGTCCCTGGAGTCGACCACCGCCTCATAG